In Silene latifolia isolate original U9 population chromosome 3, ASM4854445v1, whole genome shotgun sequence, a single window of DNA contains:
- the LOC141649749 gene encoding uncharacterized protein LOC141649749 → MRGEWNGLKALFLADCPYAYYVRYFAHRLELALVAASREVSLVHQLFSNLTFIINVIKSSPKRHDELQSNKATEIEDLLSSGQLETGRGANQTGTLKRAGDTRWSSHLQSINNLLNMFDATISVLERIMVDKTCTSNQRGDADVALNLMISYEFVFISHLMKELLGIIDVLCQALQKKSEDIVNAVKLVSTTKSLIQNLREERWESFLEEVNLFCQKHDILVPQMNALYIARRGRARRQQDQITVERHFRIDIFYVAIDKQSHELDSRFSERALELLTFTSMLEPKDGYKNLERDQICTLVEKFYTSDFTSQEMDHLGYQLQHFICEVQNDDKLRNMSTLQELCQYLAESGKSDVYFLFDRLIRLILTLPVSTATTERAFYAMKIMKTRLRNKMEDKFLADSPVIYIEREISKSFSLETIIDDFKSIKNRRVLFDL, encoded by the coding sequence ATGAGAGGAGAATGGAATGGCCTTAAAGCTTTATTTCTAGCTGATTGTCCATATGCTTACTATGTCCGTTATTTTGCTCATCGCTTGGAACTCGCATTGGTTGCTGCATCTAGAGAGGTAAGTTTAGTTCATCAACTTTTTTCGAATTTAACTTTTATCATCAATGTTATTAAGTCCTCTCCAAAACGGCATGATGAGTTGCAATCAAATAAAGCGACTGAAATTGAAGATCTCTTATCAAGTGGTCAACTTGAAACTGGTCGAGGTGCTAATCAAACTGGTACATTGAAACGAGCGGGTGACACTCGTTGGAGCTCACATCTTCAATCAATTAACAACTTGCTTAATATGTTTGATGCAACAATATCAGTCTTAGAGCGCATTATGGTTGATAAAACATGCACTTCTAATCAACGTGGAGATGCCGATGTTGCTTTAAATCTCATGATTTCCTATGAGTTTGTGTTCATTTCACATTTAATGAAAGAATTGTTGGGAATTATTGATGTTCTTTGTCAAGCATTGCAAAAAAAATCTGAAGACATTGTTAATGCCGTGAAATTAGTTTCAACCACAAAGTCTCTCATTCAAAATTTGAGAGAAGAACGATGGGAGAGCTTTCTAGAGGAGGTGAATCTATTTTGTCAAAAACAtgatattttggtacctcaaatgaatGCATTGTATATAGCTCGTAGAGGTCGAGCTCGTCGTCAACAAGATCAAATAACAGTGGAGCGTCACTTTCGCATTGACATTTTTTATGTTGCAATCGATAAACAGTCACATGAATTGGATAGCAGGTTCAGCGAGAGAGCATTAGAATTGTTAACATTTACATCAATGTTGGAACCTAAGGATGGATATAAAAATTTGGAACGTGATCAAATTTgcacccttgtggagaaattttaCACATCAGATTTTACATCACAAGAGATGGATCATTTGGGATATCAATTGCAACATTTTATTTGTGAAGTTCAAAATGATGATAAACTGAGAAATATGTCAACTCTTCAAGAGCTTTGTCAGTACTTGGCTGAGTCAGGAAAGTCAGATGTGTATTTTCTTTTTGATAGATTAATACGACTTATTTTGACTCTTCCTGTTTCTACCGCAACAACTGAAAGAGCGTTTTATGCAATGAAGATCATGAAGACAAGACTACGCAACAAGATGGAAGATAAATTTCTCGCGGATAGCCCGGTTATTTATATTGAGAGGGAAATTTCAAAATCTTTTAGTTTAGAGACTATTATTGATGATTTTAAATCTATCAAAAACCGTCGAGTATTGTTTGATTTGTAG
- the LOC141649748 gene encoding uncharacterized protein LOC141649748, with protein sequence MRGEWNGLKALILADCPYAYYVRYFAHRLELALVAASREVSSVHQLFSNLTFIINVIKSSPKRHDELQSNKATEIEDLLSSGQLETGRGANQIGTLKRAGDTRWSSHLQSINSLLNMFDATISVLERIMVDKTCTSNQRGDADVALNLMISYEFVFISHLMKELLGIIDVLCQALQKKSEDIVNAVKLVSTTKSLIQNLREEQWESFLEEVNLFCQKHDILVPQMDALYIARRGRARRQQDQITVERHFRIDIFYVAIDKQSHELDSRFSERALELLTFTSMLEPKDGYKYLERDQICTLVEKFYTSDFTSQEMVHLGYQLQHFICEVQNDDKLRNMSTLQELCQYLAETGKSDVYFLFDRLIRLVLTLPISTATTERAFSAMKIMKTRLRNKMEDKFLADSPVIYIEREISKSFSLETIIDDFKSIKNRRVLFDL encoded by the coding sequence ATGAGAGGAGAATGGAATGGCCTTAAAGCTTTAATTCTAGCTGATTGTCCATATGCTTACTATGTCCGTTATTTTGCTCATCGCTTGGAACTCGCATTGGTTGCTGCATCTAGAGAGGTAAGTTCAGTTCATCAACTTTTTTCGAATTTAACTTTTATCATCAATGTTATTAAGTCCTCTCCAAAACGGCATGATGAGTTGCAATCAAATAAAGCGACTGAAATTGAAGATCTCTTATCAAGTGGTCAACTTGAAACTGGTCGAGGTGCTAATCAAATTGGTACATTGAAACGAGCGGGTGACACTCGTTGGAGCTCACATCTTCAATCAATTAACAGCTTGCTTAATATGTTTGATGCAACAATATCAGTCTTAGAGCGCATTATGGTTGATAAAACATGCACTTCTAATCAACGTGGAGATGCCGATGTTGCTTTAAATCTCATGATTTCCTATGAGTTTGTGTTCATTTCACATTTAATGAAAGAATTGTTGGGAATTATTGATGTTCTTTGTCAAGCATTGCAAAAAAAATCTGAAGACATTGTTAATGCCGTGAAATTAGTTTCAACCACAAAGTCTCTCATTCAAAATTTGAGAGAAGAACAATGGGAAAGCTTTCTAGAGGAGGTGAATCTATTTTGTCAAAAACAtgatattttggtacctcaaatggatGCATTGTATATAGCTCGTAGAGGTCGAGCTCGTCGTCAACAAGATCAAATAACAGTGGAGCGTCACTTTCGCATTGACATTTTTTATGTTGCAATCGATAAACAGTCACATGAATTGGATAGCAGGTTCAGCGAGAGAGCATTAGAATTGTTAACATTTACATCAATGTTGGAACCTAAGGATGGATATAAATATTTGGAACGTGATCAAATTTgcacccttgtggagaaattttaCACATCAGATTTTACATCACAAGAGATGGTTCATTTGGGATATCAATTGCAACATTTTATTTGTGAAGTTCAAAATGATGATAAACTGAGAAATATGTCAACTCTTCAAGAGCTTTGTCAGTACTTGGCTGAGACAGGAAAGTCAGATGTGTATTTTCTTTTTGATAGATTAATACGACTTGTTTTGACTCTTCCTATTTCTACCGCAACAACTGAAAGAGCGTTTTCTGCAATGAAGATCATGAAGACAAGACTACGCAACAAGATGGAAGATAAATTTCTCGCGGATAGCCCGGTTATTTATATTGAGAGGGAAATTTCAAAATCTTTTAGTTTAGAGACTATTATTGATGATTTTAAATCTATCAAAAACCGTCGAGTATTGTTTGATTTGTAG